Proteins encoded together in one Hemiscyllium ocellatum isolate sHemOce1 chromosome 9, sHemOce1.pat.X.cur, whole genome shotgun sequence window:
- the LOC132818678 gene encoding regulator of G-protein signaling 21-like — protein MQTVLFLFPQLNLSAPKEEPYRIIKQENQEGKGENKNRLKEKRNRLSLLLQKAESREIFIPFPSKPEKSNTPPDEPPKWSESLDQLLAHKSGLGLFRAFLQSEYSEENIEFWMACEDYKKTKSPAKLASKAKKIYSDFIETDAPKEVNIDFRTKEVTKKNTQLPTLSCFDLAQSKVHTLMEKDSYPRFLKSEFYRDLLKQAPVENNGQRRRSQSFTSAGLLQNSEFTAWL, from the exons atgcagaCTGTACTGTTCTTGTTCCCGCAGCTCAACCTGTCAGCTCCCAAAGAAGAGCCCTATAGGATCATCAAACAGGAGAACCAGGAGGGGAAAGGAGAGAATAAAAACAG GCTGAAAGAGAAACGGAATCGGTTAAGCCTCCTCCTGCAGAAGGCAGAATCCCGTGAAATCTTCATTCCATTTCCCAGTAAACCTGAAAAGTCAAA TACACCTCCTGATGAACCACCTAAATGGAGTGAGTCGCTAGACCAGCTCCTAGCACATAAAT ctGGCTTGGGTCTCTTTCGAGCTTTCTTACAATCAGAGTACAGTGAGGAGAACATTGAATTCTGGATGGCCTGTGAAGACTACAAGAAAACCAAATCACCTGCAAAACTGGCCTCCAAAGCAAAGAAAATCTATTCGGATTTCATTGAAACTGATGCCCCAAAAGAA GTGAATATTGATTTTCGGAccaaagaggtgacaaagaagaacACTCAATTACCCACTTTATCCTGTTTTGACTTGGCCCAGAGTAAAGTGCATACCCTGATGGAGAAAGACTCTTATCCGAGATTCCTCAAATCAGAGTTTTACAGAGATTTGTTAAAGCAGGCACCGGTTGAGAATAATGGGCAAAGACGTCGATCCCAGTCCTTCACATCAGCTGGTCTCCTTCAAAATTCAGAATTCACTGCCTGGCTTTAA